Proteins encoded together in one Rhodothermales bacterium window:
- a CDS encoding DUF2911 domain-containing protein → MTVRPPAKVLRQIVYVVLAAGLLACQSSTSAQEANNAGIDTTRVVPAPEARTSPMAIAAGTLEDGTYVKVVYSSPRKRGREIFGGLVPYGEVWRTGANEATELTVTNTVKLGGHVVPAGTYSMFTIPGERQWTIIINRNLGQWGAYDYESEADLIRFNVPVLVSDRMHEAFTISIDDADKHTIRLNWDTVAIAISIEMSR, encoded by the coding sequence ATGACAGTACGACCCCCGGCAAAGGTGCTACGCCAAATAGTATACGTTGTACTGGCAGCCGGTCTTCTGGCCTGTCAGTCGTCCACGAGCGCTCAAGAGGCAAACAACGCCGGCATCGATACTACCCGAGTCGTGCCGGCTCCGGAGGCGCGGACCAGCCCCATGGCGATCGCAGCCGGAACCCTGGAGGACGGCACCTACGTCAAGGTTGTGTATTCTTCGCCGCGCAAGCGAGGACGCGAGATCTTTGGAGGCCTGGTCCCGTACGGCGAAGTCTGGAGGACGGGCGCCAACGAAGCGACGGAGCTGACGGTGACCAATACCGTGAAACTCGGTGGCCATGTGGTGCCGGCGGGCACTTATTCGATGTTCACGATTCCGGGAGAAAGACAGTGGACGATCATCATCAATCGGAATCTCGGGCAATGGGGAGCGTACGACTATGAATCGGAGGCCGACCTGATCCGATTCAACGTACCGGTGCTCGTCAGTGATCGGATGCACGAAGCGTTCACGATCTCGATAGACGATGCGGATAAGCACACGATTCGTTTGAACTGGGACACCGTGGCGATCGCAATCTCCATTGAGATGTCGAGATAG